Genomic window (Salvelinus alpinus chromosome 26, SLU_Salpinus.1, whole genome shotgun sequence):
TATTTTGCCACCAGATGCTTTCCTATATCGTTGGtataatataaaatacaaataccaAATATTGTGTTTTATAAAGTCACTAGCTATGTTGGAAGAATGAGACAAACaaggtgatttaaaaaaaaatggtgttGTTTAACTCCTGAAAGTCTTTGCCACAGTGGGCTATAAAGTCTTTTGGAGGACATATTGACCAAATTCAGACAAGGGGGGCCACAGCCCACGGAAAAAAGTGCTGAAGgctctacactaccggtcaaaagttttagaacacctactcattcaagggtttttctttattttaactattttctacactggagaaaaatagtgaagacatcaaaacgatgaaataacacatatggaatcatgtagtaaccaaaaaagtgttaaacaaatccaaatatattttagattcttcaaagtagccaccctttgccttgatgacagctttgcacactcttggcattctctcaaccaccttaaTGAGaaaatcacctggaatgcatttcaattaaaaggtgtgccttcttaaaagtggaatttctttcctttttaatgagtTTGACTCAATCAATTGTGTCGTGACAAggtgggggggtatacagaagatagccctgtttggtaaaataccatgtccatattatgtaaagaacagctcaaataagcaaagagaaacaacagtccatcattactttatgacatgaaggtcagttaatacggAATATTTCAAGTGTAgttgcaaaaacaatcaagcgctatgatgaaactggctctcatgaggaccaccacagcaatggaagacccagagttacctctgctgcagaggataagttcattagagttaccagcctcagatattgccgcccaaataaatgcttcacggagttcaagtaactgacacatctcaacatcaactgttcagaggagactgtgtgaatcaggcctttatggttgaatttctgcaaagaaaccactattaaaggacaccaataagaagaagagaattACTTGGGCCTGGAAACACAataaatttgtcctttggtctggatgctcaaatttgagatttttggttccaactgccatgtctttgtgagatgcggtgtgggtgaacagatgatctctgcatgtgtatttcctaccataaagcatggaggaggaggtgttatggtgtgggggtgctttgctgttgacactgtctgtgattttctTTAGaattcacacttaaccagcatggctacaacagcattctgcagctatatgcaatcccatctggtttgggcttagtgggactatcatttgtttttatcagttattataaaaatataaaacCAATTGTTTGTTACTTTTACACCTTTtccatgatatccaattggtagttacagtcttgtctcatcgctgcaactcccgtatggactcgggagaggtgaaggttgagagccgtgcgtcctccaaaacacaacccagccaagcgcctgtttaacccggaagccagccgcaccaatgatgtcggaggaaacactatacacctggcaaccctgtcagcgtgcattgcgcccggctcGCCACAGGAGTCGGTAGAGCGCGatggacaagaacatccctgccggccaaaccctcccctaaccaggacgacgctgggccaattgtgtgccgccccatgggtctcccggtcacggccggctgcaacagagcctggactccaaCCAGGATCTTTAACTGCACTacttgccttagaccactgtgccactcaggagaattcatttgtttttcaacaggacaatgacccaacatacctccaggctgtgtaaggactattttaccaagaaggagagtgacggagtgttgcatcagatgacttggcctccacaatcccccaacctaaaccaaattgagatgttttgagatgagtaggaccgcagagtaaaggaaaaacagcctattttaccaagaaggagagtgacggagtgctgcatcagatgacttggcctccacaatcccccaacctaaaccaaattgagatgttttgagatgagtaggaccgcagagtaaaggaaaaacagccaacaagtgctcagcatatgtgggaactccttcaagactgttggaaaagcattccaggtgaagttggttgagagaatgccaagagtgtgcacagctgtcatcaaggcaagggtggctatttgaagaatctcaaatatatgatATGTTTTGATaaatttcacacttttttggttactacatgattccatttgtgttatttcatagttttgatgtcttcactattattcaacaatgtagaaaatagtaaaaataaagaaaaacccttgaatgagtaggttttctaatagcaataaggcacctcctgaggtttgtggtatatggccaatataccacccctccttgggccttattgcttaaataacccATATCTCTTTTATAACAGGATATGATCATTGACTATATGAAAATGCATGTATGAATGAGTCTGATTTACCGTTTTCAATGGCAGGTTCACCTTCTGAAGCCGGATGAGGTTCCCAAAGCGTGCTGCGCACCCACCAAACTCAGTCCCATCTCTGTACTCTTCTACGATGACAACAACAACGTGATACTAAAGAAGCATCGCAACATGGTGGTCAAGACCTGTGGATGCCTGTGACACCAGTGGGAGCCCATCTATCTATTCTACATCATTTTAATCATCTTAATTGCCATTGTTCCAAAAGATACAAACAGGGTAATATAACGTGCAACCAGCAGTTGATAGCAATAATCTGTCAATATGCTGATAAATAGTATGTATCTAATATATTGATTTTGAGTCTGAGAGTGGTATATGAACAACACCCATTGGACTTATAACCATACTTCACTTTTGATTAACTAAACTATTCAAATCTAGAGAGCAtgacgcttgcaacgccagggcagtgggttcgattcccatcaCCACCCATACATAAACGACAGCCGCTTTtattgtaagtcgctttggataaaagcgtctgatgAATCACATATATTCTTTTTATATATTCACTTACAATGAAGAGAGAAAAAGGCTCAATTCAAGAGGGAGCTACGAAATTCATGTCCAAAAGTCATTTTCTTTGCCTGATGTCATTAGAAATTACATAGAATTAAACATTAGCTTGTTCTCTACAATATTATAACATTAATATACTTGTACTTGACAGTGTTGATGAAATAATAACGATCATTTGCTGTGACCATTGCTAGTTTAGACTGCACCGCACTTGGTTGTAAGTGTTCCATATTTGGTGTTGTGAGGTTCAATTCTCAGAGTAAATCGTCGGTAACTTTTCAACCATATATGGTAGAGACATTTGGTTTCGACTATTGTTTTCTGACATAATGTTCTATTGATTGGGCATATTTGTAAACCTTGAATGAATTAAGAATTTTATGGGTGTACACCCTATATATTTTTGGCTATTTTGCCACCAGATGCTTTCCTATATCGTTGGtataatataaaatacaaataccaAATATTGTGTTTTATAAAGTCACTAGCTATGTTGGAAGAATGAGAAAAACAAGGTGATTTTTAAAAATTGTGTTGTTTAACTCCTGAAAGTCTAGTCTTTGCCACAGTGGGCTATAAAGTCTGGATTGTGTATGTCATTGTGTATGTGGATTGTGGATTGTGTATGTCACTCAGAGGGTGAatcggcaagacaaaagatttaactgcctttgaacggggtatggtagtaggtgccaggcgcaccgggttAAGTGTCACAAGAACTGCAAAACTGCTgtttttttcatgctcaacagtttcccatgtgtatcaagaatggtccaccacccaaaggacgtccagccaacttgacacatgggccagcatccttgtggaaggCTTAGGGcagcttgtagagtccatgccccgacgaattgaggctgttctgagggaaaaagggtgtgcaactcaatattaggaagatgttcctaatgttttgtgcactcagtgtatgtagtCCTACATGTTTTTAAATAGTACAGTATCACAAACCACAGTACAAAACCATATAAAGTGTGGCCCTGTAGGATCTTTAAATCAACTAAAAGTTGTTTTTTATTTCCAAATGCAGATAAAACAGCATCATTGTTCATCTAATATTAGCATTATAACTCTAGGAAGAGGAAATGGTCATAAAATCAAATAAATGAAAAGACGGAAACCAAAATGTTTTTGAACTACAACttgttttatttaaaaatgtcAAATTCAGTGCAAAGTAATGTAGTGCATTGGTGTCTAGATCCCTGTTGGGTGGCAAAGTGTCACAAGAATCCTGTGGGGAGAGAAAACAAGAGAATACATTAAATGAATGGGTGTTAACTAATCAGGGTACAACAAAGCACTTCAAGTCCTCAATTCCTtcaaaagagagaaggagaaaggagtaTGGTCCCTGCAGTAGGACTACATGCTGGCCATGAGGTTCTCCAAGTGGTACTCCAGGAGGCTGGAGAGCTCAgtgaccagagactctgggttaaaGTACCAGGCCAGCTGCTGGCCAAACATGTCATCAAGCAGAGCCATCAGCCCGCCCTGAAGAGAACAccacacaacacatagaaaatgGCTCGGAGTTACTAGCTTatcaagaggagagagacaattaGAAATAGTCCCCCTAAAATGGCATTGGAACCTGGTTAACCATGAATAAGGAAGTAAAAAGGAAGTACACTAAGAATATGGAAGTAAACAGGAAGTAACCTATTGACTCTTACATTGAGCagcagcaggtatctgtcagCCTCTGGCTCCATGTTGGCAGCAGTGGGCAGGAAGGAGTACAGGAGAGCGTACAGACGCTCCACGAACCCACCAGGGTGCTAAAGGAAACaaaggaggagaaaagaggagagaatagaagagaagaGGAATTTAAGTGAAACTGCTAATAGAGATATCAAAACATGTACCAGTGAGATGCTACTTACCACCATCAGGGACTTCTGAGCTGTCATTAACCCAAACAGCACCAGCTCAAAGAGGACATCTATCATGTTCACATGATGGATCTAGGACAAGAAAACACATTTGGAGAAAATAGGAATGATTTCATATAGATCAGCTACTGTGATGTATAAAAGACACGCATGTGGAAGAACTCAGTGAGACTTGAAAGAGTTAATGAACTCACCTTTGCCTCAGCCAGCTCCCTCTCAATGTCATTCCGCTTGGAGGGGTCACTCAGGTAGTCCACAAAGTCCGTATAGGTACGGAGGAACTTGGCCTCGTCCTATGACAAAGAAAAGAGCATCTTAGTGAACAGAACACATATCCCCTCAGGGATGCTCTCTTTCCCTTGAAAGAGAATGAGTTAGTGAGTTACCATGTGGTTGGCCTGAACCAGTGCGCCCAGGAGGACCTTTCCCGCCACAAACAGATGGTTCCTGCTCAGGGTGGAACCAAGCAGGGtctagggaagagggaagagttaGGGTGAGACATCttcctctaggagacagaacaagaagtcacagagagaaaaagaaaagtgGGTCCACTCACAGTGAAGGCCTGGCGCAGGGAGACGAGCCTCAAGGCGATGTCCTCCACTCTCTTGGTGGTAAGGTAGAGGCTGTGAAAGGGAGGGAATGGAGCATGTCAACCATTAGAGTCAATGGGGGATAACAGCATTATGACCACTATCCTTCAGCATCTCACAAGCCCAGACTACACAGACATTTAGAGGAACTCACTTTAGCAGAggaacctccctctcctcaggcaGCAGGTCCTCCTCCCAGCCCTACGACAACAAAACAAGCATTCAAAATCAGTGACCAATGACATGACAAACAATCGGTCAATGGAAGGATCGTAATGCTCCTAGTCAATAGTATGTGTGTGTAACGTCTGACCTCATAGCAGTTGTGGCCCTCAGGCTCTGGGTCAGTGAACTGCTGAGTGGTGGGCGTAGAGAAGGAGGCAGCCTCTGACCACGCTGAAGAGGAGAGAAGCCCGTCCAGCCCCATGTGGAGAGTGGCGTACACCACTGAGACATCAGTCTGCtgctcaaaacacacacaacacacctgtTTACCACACACCTTTTATTAGAAAACACAGCAAATCTAATGCAAAAATGCCCAGTAATGTCTAGTCTATATACATAGGAAATCGTTTATTTACCTGGTAGCAGCCAAGCGTCACGTCCACAGACGTCTCGTGGCGGAGGTGAGACGCATAGTAGGTCACCCTGCCAGCCACacgctgacagagagagaatacatgTTAAGGCCAAATGGAATAAGTGAAGAAAAGCCTTATCTAATACTATTTCAGTAGTATTTACGTCTTACCTGGATCCAAGTGATGGACTGCACTTTGGTGGCACAGTAGTGGATGCCCTCTGGATTAAGCCTGGCTGTCTCCTTGGAGATGGCCCACACCAGTTGAGTCTCCAGGCCTCTCACCCTACTCACGTGGTGCATCCTCACCACCACCTGCTGTTGAGATAAACAACAAGACAACATCAACAAAACCACTTCAGCAATTGCTGTGACACATTTCCATCAAGATCAAATGACTGACAATGTAGATTAGGATTAGGTAGTTACAAAGACACATACCTGGGATCCCCCACGCATGTAGGTGATGATGGGGCTGATGAACTGGAAAGTTCTCCAAGCTTTAACCACCGGACCGGCATTGTTCTGCACATTACAATATATTCATGTTGGAAACAGTAAACATTGTAACCgtgatgtgactgtgtgtgggggggggggggggggggggctcttacCCTGATCACAACAGGCCCACAGTACAGGGGGCTGAACCTAATCGGAATCAACTGCCAATTGCCAGTGGCCTCCTAAAGCAGAAAGCAGACAAGAGATTTGTTTCATGTCAAAGAGACACAACTTGAATATCTGGGATATTTTTCAAACATAAAACCCCAAACTTTCAGAAAATTGTACCTCAAGGATAGTCTGCACATCTGGCACATCCTCAAGGATGATAGCAGCATTCTGGACATCAAGGAGGTCTGGCAGCTGTGGAACATCTGGCAAATCATCCAATGGCACATCCAACTGGACCTCATCCAGGACAGTTGTTTCTAAAATTAGGAACATTGGAATATAAAAGGAACAGGACATTAGGACATAAAACGTAGCAAGATTACtaatactagctagctaggtagcaaaAGTCAATCGCTTAGCAACAGTTACTgaagttaatgttagctagcaagctagctagctacaacatcTCTAGCACAAGCATTTTTGCCAAGTCTGAATTatagaaatacacaacatttcgcTAATTATAATTTCATTGTTAAACGCAGTAAAATAAGAGTTTTAAACTCCACATACCCTCTTTGCTGTCGCTGTCGCTGTCCACCTGTCGACGATCACGGACCCTGCAAAACAGAAAAGGACAAGAAAAACAAGCCACAAATGAATTTGAACAACCTGTCGACGCAGTAGGCCGCCGACGTCCACGCACTCTCTCCGACAATTTTGAAAAGCACCCAGGCATTTTCCAGTAGATTGTTCTATCTCAGGTGTCAAAAACCAATCAAGTTTGTTGTCAGCAGCAAACTGAAGTTGTTTTCGCACAGAAAACGTTCCATAGAACGTCGGTTAGATGTCTCTTGGCAACACACGTTCGAAAAGTATTGTTTACAAAATTGCCAACTGTGTCGCCATAGAAAAGAGTTTGGAATTCTATGATTCCCTTTAGAATCCGTTAAAATTGCTTGTCATCATTCTCATTACGTTGTGCTCCTTCGTAgctcagttgatagagcatgacgcttgcaacgccagggcaGTGGGTTCGATTCCAATCACCACCCATACATAAACGACAGCCGCATTtattgtaagtcgctttggataaaagcgtctgatgAATCACATATATTCTTTTTATATATTCACTTACAATGTAGAGAGAAAAAGGCTCAATTCAAGAGGGAGCTACGAAATTCATGTCCAAAAGTCGTTTTCTTTGCCTGATGTCATTAGAAATTACATAGAATTAAACTTGTTCTCTACAATATTATAACATTAATATACTTGTACTTGACAGTGTTGATGAAATAATAACGATCATTTGCTGTGACCATTGCTAGTTTAGACTGCACCGCACTTGGTTGTAAGTGTTCCATATTTGGTGTTGTGAGGTTAAATTCTCAGAGTAAATCGTCGGCAACTTTTCAACCATATATGGTAGAGACATTTGGTTTCGACTATTGTTTTCTGACATAATGTTCTATTGATTGGGCATATTtgtaaaaaaccttgaatgaattAAGAATTTTATGGGTGTAcatttatattatatattttggCTATTTTGCCACCAGATGCTTTCCTATATCGTTGGtataatataaaatacaaataccaAATATTGTGTTTTATAAAGTCACTAGCTATGTTGGAAGAATGAGACAAACaaggtgatttaaaaaaaaatggtgttGTTTAACTCCTGAAAGTCTTTGCCACAGTGGGCTATAAAGTCTTTTGGAGGACATATTGACCAAATTCAGACAAGGGGGGCCACAGCCCACGGAAAAAAGTGCTGAAGgctctacactaccggtcaaaagttttagaacacctactcattcaagggtttttctttattttaactattttctacactggagaaaaatagtgaagacatcaaaacgatgaaataacacatatggaatcatgtagtaaccaaaaaagtgttaaacaaatccaaatatattttagattcttcaaagtagccaccctttgccttgatgacagctttgcacactcttggcattctctcaaccaccttaaTGAGaaaatcacctggaatgcatttcaattaaaaggtgtgccttcttaaaagtggaatttctttcctttttaatgagtTTGACTCAATCAATTGTGTCGTGACAAggtgggggggtatacagaagatagccctgtttggtaaaataccatgtccatattatgtaaagaacagctcaaataagcaaagagaaacaacagtccatcattactttatgacatgaaggtcagttaatacggAATATTTCAAGTGTAgttgcaaaaacaatcaagcgctatgatgaaactggctctcatgaggaccaccacagcaatggaagacccagagttacctctgctgcagaggataagttcattagagttaccagcctcagatattgccgcccaaataaatgcttcacggagttcaagtaactgacacatctcaacatcaactgttcagaggagactgtgtgaatcaggcctttatggttgaatttctgcaaagaaaccactattaaaggacaccaataagaagaagaaaatTACTTGGGCCTGGAAACACAacaaatttgtcctttggtctggatgctcaaatttgagatttttggttccaactgccatgtctttgtgagatgcggtgtgggtgaacagatgatctctgcatgtgtatttcctaccataaagcatggaggaggaggtgttatggtgtgggggtgctttgctgttgacactgtctgtgattttctTTAGaattcacacttaaccagcatggctacaacagcattctgcagctatatgcaatcccatctggtttgggcttagtgggactatcatttgtttttatcagttattataaaaatataaaacCAATTGTTTGTTACTTTTACACCTTTtccatgatatccaattggtagttacagtcttgtctcatcgctgcaactcccgtatggactcgggagaggtgaaggttgagagccgtgcgtcctccaaaacacaacccagccaagcgcctgtttaacccggaagccagccgcaccaatgtgtcggaggaaacactatacacctggcaaccctgtcagcgtgcattgcgcccggctcGCCACAGGAGTCGGTAGAGCGCGatggacaagaacatccctgccggccaaaccctcccctaaccaggacgacgctgggccaattgtgtgccgccccatgggtctcccggtcacggccggctgcaacagagcctggactccaaCCAGGATCTTTAACTGCACTacttgccttagaccactgtgccactcaggagaattcatttgtttttcaacaggacaatgacccaacatacctccaggctgtgtaaggactattttaccaagaaggagagtgacggagtgttgcatcagatgacttggcctccacaatcccccaacctaaaccaaattgagatgttttgagaTGAGTAGggccgcagagtaaaggaaaaacagcctattttaccaagaaggagagtgacggagtgctgcatcagatgacttggcctccacaatcccccaacctaaaccaaattgagatgttttgagatgagtaggaccgcagagtaaaggaaaaacagccaacaagtgctcagcatatgtgggaactccttcaagactgttggaaaagcattccaggtgaagttggttgagagaatgccaagagtgtgcacagctgtcatcaaggcaagggtggctatttgaagaatctcaaatatatgatATGTTTTGATaaatttcacacttttttggttactacatgattccatttgtgttatttcatagttttgatgtcttcactattattcaacaatgtagaaaatagtaaaaataaagaaaaacccttgaatgagtaggttttctaatagcaataaggcacctcctgaggtttgtggtatatggccaatataccacccctccttgggccttattgcttaaataacccATATCTCTTTTATAACAGGATATGATCATTGACTATATGAAAATGCATGTATGAATGAGTCTGATTTACCGTTTTCAATGGCAGGTTCACCTTCTGAAGCCGGATGAGGTTCCCAAAGCGTGCTGCGCACCCACCAAACTCAGTCCCATCTCTGTACTCTTCTACGATGACAACAACAACGTGATACTAAAGAAGCATCGCAACATGGTGGTCAAGACCTGTGGATGCCTGTGACACCAGTGGGAGCCCATCTATCTATTCTACATCATTTTAATCATCTTAATTGCCATTGTTCCAAAAGATACAAACAGGGTAATATAACGTGCAACCAGCAGTTGATAGCAATAATCTGTCAATATGCTGATAAATAGTATGTATCTAATATATTGATTTTGAGTCTGAGAGTGGTATATGAACAACACCCATTGGACTTATAACCATACTTCACTTTTGATTAACTAAACTATTCAAATCTAGAGAGCAtgacgcttgcaacgccagggcagtgggttcgattcccatcaCCACCCATACATAAACGACAGCCGCTTTtattgtaagtcgctttggataaaagcgtctgatgAATCACATATATTCTTTTTATATATTCACTTACAATGAAGAGAGAAAAAGGCTCAATTCAAGAGGGAGCTACGAAATTCATGTCCAAAAGTCATTTTCTTTGCCTGATGTCATTAGAAATTACATAGAATTAAACATTAGCTTGTTCTCTACAATATTATAACATTAATATACTTGTACTTGACAGTGTTGATGAAATAATAACGATCATTTGCTGTGACCATTGCTAGTTTAGACTGCACCGCACTTGGTTGTAAGTGTTCCATATTTGGTGTTGTGAGGTTCAATTCTCAGAGTAAATCGTCGGTAACTTTTCAACCATATATGGTAGAGACATTTGGTTTCGACTATTGTTTTCTGACATAATGTTCTATTGATTGGGCATATTTGTAAACCTTGAATGAATTAAGAATTTTATGGGTGTACACCCTATATATTTTTGGCTATTTTGCCACCAGATGCTTTCCTATATCGTTGGtataatataaaatacaaataccaAATATTGTGTTTTATAAAGTCACTAGCTATGTTGGAAGAATGAGAAAAACAAGGTGATTTTTAAAAATTGTGTTGTTTAACTCCTGAAAGTCTAGTCTTTGCCACAGTGGGCTATAAAGTCTGGATTGTGTATGTCATTGTGTATGTGGATTGTGTATGTCACTCAGAGGGTGAatcggcaagacaaaagatttaactgcctttgaacggggtatggtagtaggtgccaggcgcaccgggttAAGTGTCACAAGAACTGCAAAACTGCTgtttttttcatgctcaacagtttcccatgtgtatcaagaatggtccaccacccaaaggacgtccagccaacttgacacatgggccagcatccttgtggaaggCTTAGGGcagcttgtagagtccatgccccgacgaattgaggctgttctgagggaaaaagggtgtgcaactcaatattaggaagatgttcctaatgttttgtgcactcagtgtatgtagtCCTACATGTTTTTAAATAGTACAGTATCACAAACCACAGTACAAAACCATATAAAGTGTGGCCCTGTAGGATCTTTAAATCAACTAAAAGTTGTTTTTTATTTCCAAATGCAGATAAAACAGCATCATTGTTCATCTAATATTAGCATTATAACTCTAGGAAGAGGAAATGGTCATAAAATCAAATAAATGAAAAGACGGAAACCAAAATGTTTTTGAACTACAACttgttttatttaaaaatgtcAAATTCAGTGCAAAGTAATGTAGTGCATTGGTGTCTAGATCCCTGTTGGGTGGCAAAGTGTCACAAGAATCCTGTGGGGAGAGAAAACAAGAGAATACATTAAATGAATGGGTGTTAACTAATCAGGGTACAACAAAGCACTTCAAGTCCTCAATTCCTtcaaaagagagaaggagaaaggagtaTGGTCCCTGCAGTAGGACTACATGCTGGCCATGAGGTTCTCCAAGTGGTACTCCAGGAGGCTGGAGAGCTCAgtgaccagagactctgggttaaaGTACCAGGCCAGCTGGTGGCCAAACATGTCATCAAGCAGAGCCATCAGCCCGCCCTGAAGAGAACAccacacaacacatagaaaatgGCTCGGAGTTACTAGCTTatcaagaggagagagacaattaGAAATAGTCCCCCTAAAATGGCATTGGAACCTGGTTAACCATGAATAAGGAAGTAAAAAGGAAGTACACTAAGAATATGGAAGTAAACAGGAAGTAACCTATTGACTCTTACATTGAGCagcagcaggtatctgtcagCCTCTGGCTCCATGTTGGCAGCAGTGGGCAGGAAGGAGTACAGGAGAGCGTACAGACGCTCCACGAACCCACCAGGGTGCTAAAGGAAACaaaggaggagaaaagaggagagaatagaagagaagaGGAATTTAAGTGAAACTGCTAATAGAGATATCAAAACATGTACCAGTGAGATGCTACTTACCACCATCAGGGACTTCTGAGCTGTCATTAACCCAAACAGCACCAGCTCAAAGAGGACATCTATCATGTTCACATGATGGATCTAGGACAAGAAAACACATTTGGAGAAAATAGGAATGATTTCATATAGATCAGCTACTGTGATGTATAAAAGACACGCATGTGGAAGAACTCAGTGAGACTTGAAAGAGTTAATGAACTCACCTTTGCCTCAGCCAGCTCCCTCTCAATGTCATTCCGCTTGGAGGGGTCACTCAGGTAGTCCACAAAGTCCGTATAGGTACGGAGGAACTTGGCCTCGTCCTATGACAAAGAAAAGAGCATCTTAGTGAACAGAACACATATCCCCTCAGGGATGCTCTCTTTCCCTTGAAAGAGAATGAGTTAGTGAGTTACCATGTGGTTGGCCTGAACCAGTGCGCCCAGGAGGACCTTTCCCGCCACAAACAGATGGTTCCT
Coding sequences:
- the LOC139554571 gene encoding uncharacterized protein, which produces MPGCFSKLSERVRGRRRPTASTGCSNSFVACFSCPFLFCRVRDRRQVDSDSDSKEETTVLDEVQLDVPLDDLPDVPQLPDLLDVQNAAIILEDVPDVQTILEEATGNWQLIPIRFSPLYCGPVVIRNNAGPVVKAWRTFQFISPIITYMRGGSQQVVVRMHHVSRVRGLETQLVWAISKETARLNPEGIHYCATKVQSITWIQRVAGRVTYYASHLRHETSVDVTLGCYQQTDVSVVYATLHMGLDGLLSSSAWSEAASFSTPTTQQFTDPEPEGHNCYEGWEEDLLPEEREVPLLNLYLTTKRVEDIALRLVSLRQAFTTLLGSTLSRNHLFVAGKVLLGALVQANHMDEAKFLRTYTDFVDYLSDPSKRNDIERELAEAKIHHVNMIDVLFELVLFGLMTAQKSLMVHPGGFVERLYALLYSFLPTAANMEPEADRYLLLLNDSCDTLPPNRDLDTNALHYFALNLTFLNKTSCSSKTFWFPSFHLFDFMTISSS